A stretch of DNA from Toxotes jaculatrix isolate fToxJac2 chromosome 15, fToxJac2.pri, whole genome shotgun sequence:
TTTCTATCCCTGGTTCAGAAAAGCTATTAAACACATTACTACACTTCAGATACTGCAGCCAGGCTCCCGTGATACCAGTTtacagtagagagagagagactgggatggattaactaaaactaattatttctatgtgaatgtgaaatgatttttaatctgttttcaaAAAATATTGCCATTGCTGCAGAGAAAACTTTTCAATTTTATCTGCCTGACTTAAGATAAAAGCCACATAGAAGCAGCTGCTTCTTCACAATACTGACACCGTTTTTATTCCAGttcaaacacagatacagtatacaGTGACATGTaagaaataatatatatttttgaaaggtaaataaatgtaaaatctatgttttaatttgttttctttttgtacattAATCAATAAGAGTATCAGTGAAGTACAGGACCAATAAGCAGAATAAGTAAAAAGTAATATCAGTGAAATCCTTGTTACCGCTTTACGATTCTATATTACAGGGTATTAATGTTAAATATCCCTCAATAACCACGATGCTATGATACACGTCAAAGTACCTGATATTTTGACATAGAGAGGATCACTCATTGTTTGTTCAGTCTCTGTGATGAGTGTGTAATGGTGATTTTGTTTTCCGTAATTGAAACTGCAAGTTGCAACACTGGTAAGACAGCATGGTGAGAGTTAGTCAGTAGTGGCCATAACATAGTCTCCTGCCTCCATGCTGCTTTCTACTGACTCTGTTTCCTGGTGCTTTTGTGACTTTGAACATGACAcaccagaaaaagaaagaaaggaaaaaaaaacaaaacagaaaggcaGTCTTGTCTGCTGGCAGTGGGGAAGGAGTCAGTCGCctttttcagcatttaaaaacCTTCATATTCAAAATAATCTTGGTTTATAAAGGATATAGAATATCATATAGGATATAGGATATTAGACCATAGCACAACAAAATATTGCCatagctgcagagaaaaattTGTAATTTCATCTTTCTGACCTGTGATAAAAGCCACATATGTCTGGAAACTTTTATGTTCCAGTTCAAGCACAGATATAAACCGATCAGacataacattatgaccactgACAGGTAAAGTGAATAACACTAATTATCTCTTCATCATGGCACCTGTTGTGCCATGATGGATATATCAGGCAGCAGGTCAACCTTTTGTCCTCAGAGTTGATGTTAGAAGCAAGAAAAGTGGGCAAGCAGAAGGATTTGAACGAGTTTGAAAAGGGCTGAATTGTGATGGCTATACGACTGAGTCAGAGCGTCTCCAAAGCTGCTGCTCTTGTGGGGTGTTGCTGGTCTGCAGTGGTCAGTATCTATCAAAAGTGGTCAAAGGAAGGAACAGCGCTGAACTGACGACAGGGTCATGGGCAGCCAAGGCTCATTGATATACTCGGGGAGCGAAGGCTGGCCTGTGTGGTCCGATCCAACCAACAAGCTACTGCTGCTCAAAGTGCTGAAGAAGTTCATGCTGGTTCTGACAGAGAGGTGTCAGAATACACAGTGCATCGCAGTTTGTTGTGTATGGGGCTGCAGACCAGTCAGGGTGCCCCTGCTGACCCCTGTGCACCTCCGAAAGCGCCAACCATGGGCACGTGAGCATCAGAACTAGACCACAGAGCAATGGAAGAAGGTGACCTGGTCTGATGCATcgtgttttcttttacatcatgTGGATGGACGCACACACGCTTACCTGGGGAACACGTGGCACCAGGAGGCACTATGGGAAGAAGGCAAGCCGGCAGAGGCAGTGTGATGCTTTGGGGAACGTTCTGCTGGGAAACCTTGGGTCCTGCCATGCATGTGGATGTTACTGTAACACATTCCACCTACCTAAGCATTGGTACAGACCATGTACACCCTTTCATGGAAACAGTATTccccatagactgtataagacatggacgtagcacccgtgatgtcacccattggtttcggggagtcggttttgtgaccgaaccatgggcatttgagctgcgccatcttggattttagtggaaATGTACCTTCcttatttggcgaagaggcggttactctacgggtcagccggggtcagccgaccgcgaacccgcccacttagttCGGAGCAatcgagctagcctaaggctaatcagctaatcagctaggctaacaagctaaaaggcagctacacgcagctacatccaccacacgacagtccccgagtccgaccccaCTAGCTcaaccccgtgtaaccgcgacacacagcatacaacagagatcataatgttgctgctgtgttttaaacatgactatttcagatagagaggttttaggtggagctgcagggtttggtggagttgtgggaggaaatttatttctagccttttatttaactgtgaaacaatcattattatttcatattgataaaatatattaaaaagttaaaagcagtattattattattattgttgtttttgttgttgttattattattagtagtattatTAATGATCACggtaaaaaataatgatgataataatatattaaaatgtttaatatttaatatttaccagttttcaccgctgcctccatccactatccacttacagttacagcagcacacaacaaacagcagccgcttactgacggagctgctttgtccatgcaatgtcggacttttaaaacagaaaaattagacgaaataaaattgtagcctagtattcccgcaataaacggactctgagagcacggaacacaccgcaacagcgttcctaacattatccgctccggtcctctatctgtatcagcagcgaccagaaattggcaattaagtcataagccagcggctaAATAttctaatacatgctaattagtgcaaacatccaggtgaaatagtgagaaatttacttaccgaaaaaactgcaacacagactccttcgacggtcggttagtacagtctacactacaacaagccatactgtcacaaaaacctatccgaacactggcaaacaaacacggacactgcagcccctgtcaaccgctggaggtagccagaggcctctggatgtagccacctagcccagccgatgctttagcaaagagctaactgcctgtgactgtctatgggctgtcactcaacgtaaccacgccctaatttattaagcctaaataacactaaaacggttgtggtacaaaaaaattcacccccctcacagtgttcacggaggtggaaactatcaatagagaccaaaaacaaaaaatgtaccaggctgtaaatatgtttttttaggctgtaaagttggctattttaacatgggggtcaatggaaaattgctcacttctggagccagccctcagcggcagccgaggaactgcagctttttgaacacagaagtgatcctcactgctgaaacctgcaactccccccttggtctATGGGGAAAAGTAGAAAGGCAGACTTGTCTACTGGCAGTGGGAAAGGAGTTAGCCACGtttttcagcatttaaaaaacCTGCACATTCACACTAATCCTGGTGTATAAAAAATATAAGATACTAGACCATACCACAACATTTTTTCCTCACATGAAAACCCTGACCATGGGATGGCTTTTATTGATCAAAGTGTTAAATCTCAATTTCAGGCTTAAGAAGGGGATGGAAAGTGTTTTAGCAGTCCTGAGCAGTCCACTGAACGTGACAcgacaacaaacaaacaaataaataaataaacaaataaacatagcACAATAGGTGTAGCGCACaattctgtgtctctgtctgactaCATTCAGCAGTACACAGAGCCAGAGTGTGACGTACTGGGCTTTGGCCCTCTGACAAGATGGAAGTTGCCtatgggaggggaggaaggaaagagataaATCAGCTGTATGACAAAGAGTTTGAATCAGAGAGCTGCcagagctcagcagcttctcctctctctctgataaTGGAGGCTCTGGAAGAAGCTGAACTCTGCTTCCCCCAGCTCAACACCTCCTGCAGGAAGACGATGAATCCTAACTCAGAGACCACGATCATTTACACTGTGCTGTCCTGCATCACTCTGCTGACTGTGGTTCTtaacctgctggtcatcatctcTATCTCACACTTCAGGCAGAGATAAAACTTCTCCACATGGCAtaaaaagattttcattttcaggttcCAGCTAGATCCATGAAGAAGTGGCTTTGAGCTAGGAAACATAATGTTTCATTTAGGTCgctaatcaaaacatttttattttttccttgttGTTTGATATTTGCTACATGGCATATGCTGCTTAATCCACTTACCTGACATGAATAGTACATAGAACTAATCTGTTGTTCTGCATTTAGCCATGTTACAGATATATTCATACTTCTAGTATTGTAACTGCTAAGAAAACGTTTTTCAACAAATTCTACATATGtcaatgttttcagtgttgatattctctcatttcaggcagctccacaccaccaccaacctcctcctcctctctctggctgctgCAGACTTCCTTGTGGGTCTCCTGTTGATGCCATTTCTACTTCTCCACAACCAAAGCTGCTGGATCCTGGGTGACATTATATGTGTTGTGAATTACTTTTTAGGTTTCCTTGTTATCAGTGTGTCAGTAGGAAACATGGTTCTCATATCAGTTGATCGCTACATAGCAATTTGTGACCCCATGTTTTACTCCACCAAAGTTACTCTGAAAAGAGTTcaactctgtgtttgtctgtattgGACATTTTCTGCTGTCCACAGCACTTGGATACTCTGGGATGTTCTTGAACAACCGGGCAGGTATAACTCCTGTTATGGAGAATGTGTAGTCATAAATACTTTTGCTGAAGATGTTGTTGATCTTGTTGTGACCTTTTTAGGCCCCATTGTTGTCATCATACTCTTGTATTTGAGAGTATTTGTGgtggctgtgtctcaggctcGTGCCATGCGCTCTCACATTGCAACCGTCACACTCCAGCGTTCAGAGACTGTAAAAGCTAAGAGATCTGAGATGAAAGCAGCCAGGACTCTAGGTATTGTAGTAGCTGTGTTTCTTCTGTGCTCCTGTCCATATTGTTGTCTCACTCTTGCAGCTGAGAACAACTTATTAGAGAAATCATTTGTAGGGCTTGGCATTTGGTTGTTGTATTTCAACTCCTGTTTAAACCCAGTGATCTATGTTTCTTTCTATCCCTGGTTCAGAAAATCTATTAAACACATTACTACACTTCAGATACTGCAGCCAGGCTCCCGTGATACCAGTTtacagtagagagagagactgggatggattaactaaaactaattatgtctatgtgaatgtgaaatgatttttaatctgttttcaaAAAATATTGCCATTGCTGCAGAGAAAACTTTTCTATTTTATCTGCCTGACTTAAGATAAAAGCCACATACGTCATGCAAAGCAGCTGCTTCTTCACAATACTGACACCGTTTTTATTCCAGttcaaacacagatacagtatacaGTGACATGCgagaaataatatatatttttgaaaggtaaataaatgtaaaatctaTGTTTTAATTTGGTTTCTTTTTGTACATTAATCAATAAGAGTATCAGTGAAGTACAGGACCAATAGGCAGAATAAGTAAAAAGTAATATCAGTGAAATCCTTGTTACCGCTTTACGATTCTATATTACAGGGTATTAATGTTAAATATCCCTCAATAACCACGATGCTATGATACACGTCAAAGTTCCTGATATTTTGACATAGAGAGGaacattcattgttttttcagtctctgtgatcagtgtgtaatggtgattttgttttccatatTTGAAACTGCAAGTTGCAGCACTGGTAAGACAGCATGGTGAGAGTTAGTCATTAGTGGCCATAACATAGTCTCCTGCCTCCATGCTGCTTTCTACTGACTCTGTTTCCTGGTGCTTTTGTGACTTTGAACATGACAcaccagaaaaagaaagaaaacaaaaggaaacaaaaacagaaaggcagACTTGTCTGCTGGCAGTGGGGAAGGAGTCAGTCACCTTTttcagcatttattttttattttttatttgtttgtttatttaacagggacagtgcATAGCTCTCAGCCATGCCAGAGTTAGCTACCAGCTAATTTTTATCTGTAGTCCCTGAGCAGGAACAATAAACACTGagtattaaaacaaaacactacagtccaagataagtaaatacatacataagaatacaacaaatataagaatactgtcactgaaacagccttctcaaacaacaacaggacaACAGACAATAACAATCagacagcaacaataacagtttCACACAGCAATAAAATCACAATGTTAAAATTACAAATCAGTGGATTATGAACCAATAGGATTTATGGTTGATGAGT
This window harbors:
- the LOC121194578 gene encoding trace amine-associated receptor 13c-like codes for the protein MEALEEAELCFPQLNTSCRKTMNPNSETTIIYTVLSCITLLTVVLNLLVIISISHFRQLHTTTNLLLLSLAAADFLVGLLLMPFLLLHNQSCWILGDIICVVNYFLGFLVISVSVGNMVLISVDRYIAICDPMFYSTKVTLKRVQLCVCLYWTFSAVHSTWILWDVLEQPGRYNSCYGECVVINTFAEDVVDLVVTFLGPIVVIILLYLRVFVVAVSQARAMRSHIATVTLQRSETVKAKRSEMKAARTLGIVVAVFLLCSCPYCCLTLAAENNLLEKSFVGLGIWLLYFNSCLNPVIYVSFYPWFRKSIKHITTLQILQPGSRDTSLQ